One part of the Candidatus Bathyarchaeota archaeon genome encodes these proteins:
- the rpl12p gene encoding 50S ribosomal protein P1 has protein sequence MEYIYAALLLHNAGKPINEENITQLLKAAGINTDSVKVKALVASLEEVDIEEAIKTAPTVMAAAPAAAAPATAEAKPEAKKEEKRTEEEEKEKEEAALEGLGALFG, from the coding sequence ATGGAATACATTTATGCCGCGCTGCTCCTACACAACGCTGGAAAACCAATAAACGAAGAAAACATAACGCAACTGCTGAAGGCAGCAGGAATCAACACCGATTCAGTTAAAGTGAAAGCTCTAGTTGCTTCGTTAGAAGAAGTCGACATAGAAGAAGCTATAAAAACTGCACCAACAGTAATGGCCGCCGCACCCGCAGCTGCCGCGCCTGCCACCGCAGAGGCAAAGCCTGAAGCTAAGAAAGAAGAGAAAAGGACCGAAGAGGAAGAGAAGGAGAAAGAAGAAGCAGCGCTTGAAGGACTCGGAGCCCTATTCGGATAA